The following proteins are encoded in a genomic region of Triticum dicoccoides isolate Atlit2015 ecotype Zavitan chromosome 1B, WEW_v2.0, whole genome shotgun sequence:
- the LOC119339354 gene encoding beta-amylase 3, chloroplastic-like — MALTLRSSTSFLAPLDPCSKLLHRPEDAPPSCVAVPQAPARLRALRAAAQAPPAPMEAPAPAQSELLHGQVQQANAGGGQPSRGGVPVFVMLPLDTVGPGGQVSRARALAVSLMALRSAGVEGVMVDVWWGVVERDGPGRYDWEGYAELVRMVERAGLRLQMVMSFHQCGGNVGDSCNIPLPPWVLEEVNADPDIVYTDRSGRRNPEYISLGCDTLPVLKGRTPVQVYSDYMRSFRDRFSGYLGTVIAEVQVGLGPCGELRYPSYPEANGTWSFPGIGEFQCYDKYMRASLQAAAVAAGHENWGTSGPHDAGEYKQFPEETGFFRRDGTWSTEYGHFFLKWYSRMLLEHGDRVLAAAEAIFGGTGVTLSAKVAGIHWHYRTRSHAAELTAGYYNTRHHDGYEPIAQMLARHGTVLNFTCMEMKDEQQPGHAGCSPELLVQQVRAAARAARVELAGENALERYDEQAFAQVAATAEAAGLSAFTYLRMNRNLFDGDNWRRFVAFVKTMADGGARTALPRCDTGHSDLYVGFVDAAKEQRAPESEAAAAL, encoded by the exons ATGGCGCTGACGCTGCGGTCCTCGACGTCCTTCCTCGCGCCGCTCGACCCCTGCTCCAAGCTCCTCCACAGGCCCGAGGACGCGCCGCCCTCCTGCGTCGCCGTCCCGCAGGCGCCCGCCAGGCTCCGCGCTCTCAGGGCGGCCGCGCAGGCCCCGCCGGCGCCGATGGAGGCCCCGGCCCCGGCTCAGTCCGAGCTGCTGCACGGCCAGGTCCAGCAGGCGAACGCGGGGGGCGGCCAGCCGAGCAGGGGCGGGGTGCCGGTGTTCGTGATGCTGCCGCTTGACACGGTGGGGCCCGGCGGGCAGGTGTCGCGCGCGCGGGCGCTGGCGGTGAGTCTGATGGCGCTGCGGAGCGCCGGGGTGGAGGGGGTCATGGTGGACGTGTGGTGGGGCGTGGTGGAAAGGGATGGACCCGGACGGTACGACTGGGAGGGCTACGCCGAGCTGGTGCGAATGGTGGAGCGCGCCGGCCTCCGCCTCCAGATGGTCATGTCCTTCCATCAGTGCGGCGGCAACGTCGGCGACTCCTGCAA CATCCCTTTGCCGCCATGGGTTCTGGAGGAGGTGAACGCCGACCCGGACATCGTGTACACGGACAGGTCCGGCCGCCGCAACCCCGAGTACATCTCCCTCGGCTGCGACACGCTGCCGGTGCTCAAGGGCCGGACCCCCGTCCAGGTCTACTCCGACTACATGCGCAGCTTCCGCGACAGGTTCAGCGGCTACCTTGGCACCGTCATCGCCGAGGTCCAGGTTGGCCTGGGCCCCTGCGGCGAGCTGAGGTATCCTTCCTACCCGGAGGCCAATGGGACATGGAGTTTCCCGGGCATCGGCGAGTTCCAGTGCTACGACAAGTATATGCGGGCGTCGCTGCAGGCGGCGGCCGTGGCGGCGGGGCACGAGAACTGGGGGACAAGTGGGCCGCACGACGCCGGTGAGTACAAGCAGTTCCCGGAGGAGACGGGCTTCTTCCGGCGGGACGGCACGTGGAGCACCGAGTACGgccacttcttcctcaagtggtaCTCCAGGATGCTCCTGGAGCACGGCGACCGCGTGCTGGCCGCTGCCGAGGCCATCTTCGGCGGCACTGGCGTGACGCTGTCTGCCAAGGTCGCCGGCATCCACTGGCACTACCGGACCCGCTCCCACGCCGCCGAGCTCACCGCGGGGTACTACAACACGCGGCATCACGACGGGTACGAGCCCATCGCGCAGATGCTGGCCAGGCACGGCACCGTGCTCAATTTCACGTGCATGGAGATGAAGGACGAGCAGCAGCCGGGCCACGCCGGCTGCTCGCCGGAGCTCCTGGTGCAGCAGGTCAGGgccgcggcgcgggcggcgcgcgtGGAGCTCGCCGGCGAGAACGCGCTGGAGCGGTACGACGAGCAGGCGTTCGCGCAGGTGGCCGCCACCGCCGAGGCCGCCGGGCTGAGCGCGTTCACGTACCTGCGCATGAACCGGAACCTGTTCGACGGCGACAACTGGCGACGGTTCGTCGCGTTCGTGAAGACCATGGCCGACGGCGGCGCGAGGACGGCGCTGCCCAGGTGCGACACTGGGCACTCGGATCTGTACGTGGGGTTCGTTGACGCCGCCAAGGAGCAGAGGGCGCCAGAGTCCGAGGCCGCCGCGGCATTGTAG